In Limnohabitans sp. TEGF004, the genomic window ATGTGTTCCGCACTGCGTTCGGCCAAAGCACCTCATTCCCCAAGCTGGCCAAGTTCATCAACACCAAAGCCAAAACATTGGCTGTGATTTATGTGAACAACGACTTCGGCAAAGGCGGTCGTGACACACTGAGCAAGTTGCTGGCAGATGGCCCTACCAAAATCGTGGCCGACATTTCAACAGACGCAGGTCAAGTTGACTTTTCTGCCGCCGTGTTGAAAGCCAAGCAAACCAACGCTGACGCGATCTTTGCCTACACCAACGAAGAAGAGTCTGCACGTTTGTTGCGCGAATTGAAGAAGCAAGGCTGGACCAAGCCCGTGATCGGTGAGACCACATTAACAGGTCAAAAAGTGATCGAGTTGGCAGGCGATGCCGCCAACGGTGCGATGGCCCACGTGGGTTTGACCGTGGATGCACCGAACCCAGAAATGTTGAAGTTCAAAGCCAAGTACTACCAAGCCTACGGCAGCATCTCTGACCACAACGGCATCAAGGGTTACACCGGCGTGTACGTGCTCAAAGCTGCGATCGAAAAAGTGGGCAAGCTCGACCGCAAGGCTGTGGCACAAGCACTGCACGGCATCAGCATCAGCGCCAAGAAGCACCCAGGCGTGATCATGGATGTGAGCTTTGATGACAAGGGTGACCTTGACCGCGAAAGCTTCTTGATCGAAGTGAAAAATGGCCGTCAAGTGGTGACAGCCACTTTGCCCGCTTTGAACGCCAAGAAGTAATTAGAGAAACAAGGCACGCCTGCGGGCGTGCCTTTCTTTTTTCAAGCGAATTGACATGACCGACTTCCTACAACTCTTTTTCAGTGGCCTCGCCACCGGCAGCATTTATGCGCTGGCGGCCTTGGGCTTTACCTTGCTTTGGCAAGCTTCGGGCACCATCAACTTCGCACAAGGCGAGTTTGTGATGCTGCCGGCTTTCATGATGCTGGGCTTCATGGCCGCAGGCTTCCCTTTGATGTTGAGCTTTGCCGCGAGTTGTGTGCTGTCGGTCTTTGTGCTGGGCTGGTTGTTCAAGCGCGGCGTGGTGGACCCACTCTTCAAGTTCGGCATGATGCCCATCGTGGTGGCGACCATTGGTCTGTCCATCGCCATGCGCAATGCGGTGCGCGCAGGTTACAGCGCTGAGCCGCATCCATTTCCCAATCTATTTCCAGATGAGGTGTACAACATTGCCGGTGTGACCATTTCGGCCACCGACATTGGCACCTTTGTGTTTGCCATTGCACTCGTGTTGATCACACAAGCTTTCTTGGCCAAGACCGTCACCGGTCGTGCCATGCAAGCGGTGGCACAAAACACCGAGAGCGCTTCGGTGTTGGGCATCAACGTGCCCCGCATGATTTTTTACACCTTCGCCATCAACGCGGTGCTGGCAGCAGCCGCTGCGATTTTGGTGACGCCGACGTATCTGGCCAAGTTCGACATGGGCGCAGCTTTGGGTACGAAGGCTTTCTTCGCTGCCATCATTGGTGGCTTCAACAACTCACGCGGTGCGTTGTTGGGGGGTGTGATTGTGGGCGTGTGCGAAAACTTGGCTGCAGCCTACATTTCGCCGGCCTACAAAGACGCGGTGGCGTTGATCATTTTCATGGTCGTGATTTTGTTCAAGCCACAAGGCTTGCTCGGTAAAAAAGTGGAGCGCAAAGTATGAAGAAGCTCGCAATTCTTGCCGGCCTCTTGGGGCTGTTGGCCTGTATTTTTGTGCCCACGCTGCTCAAAAATCACGGCATTTATTTGTTCACCTACTGGCTGATTTACGTCATCGCCACCATGGGCTTGAACCTCACCATCGGTTATGCCGGTCAAAAGTCACTCGGCCATGCCGCGTTCTTTGGCATTGGTGCCTACACCGTGGCGGTGATGATGCAAGCGGGTTACAGCTTTTGGCTCGGTATGCCACTCGCAGCCTTGGGCTGCTTTGTGGTGGGCTTGGCGCTGGGCTTTCCTGCGCTGCGCGTGCAAACCATTTACTTGGCGTTTGCCACGCTTGGCTTCAACACCGCGGTGTGGTTGGTGATGCGCAACGAAGAGTGGCTCACGGGCGGCACGTTTGGCATCAACAACATTGCACGTCCTGAAGTTTTTGGCATCAGCTTTGATGGCAACTTGGCTTACTACTACTTGGTGTTGGCGTTTGCCGTGGTGTTGGGTTTGCTTTTGTGGGGCTTGCTGCATTCGCCATGGGGCAAAGCATTCACCGCCTTGCGTGACAACCCCATCCGTGCGGAAAGCTTGGGCGTGGACATTCGTGGCTACACCTTGTTGAGCTTTGCGATTGGCGCGGCCTATGCAGGTATTGCCGGTGGTTTGTTTGGCTCATTGGTGCAGTTCATTGACCCCGCGCCATTCACGGTGGAAGCGTCCATCATGATGTACCTCATGGTGGTGGTGGGTGGCCCCGGTTATTTCTTGGGCCCCTTGCTGGGTGCTGCAGTGGGTGTGATCTTGCCGGAGTGGTTGCGCTTTGCGCAGGCCTGGTATTTGTTCGTGTTCGGCACGGCCGTGGTGATGTTGATGATTTGGCTGCCCGACGGTTTGCTGAGCATTCCAGACCGCATCCGTGCGAAACGTCAGTCGCGTGAAGCCTCAGCGGCACGTGCGGCTGCAGGCCAATCAGGAGTGAAGGCATGACGAATTCAAACATTCAACCCGTTCTCAAAGTCACCGACTTGAAGAAAGCCTATGGCGCGATTCAAGCGGTGGGTGGCGTGTCGTTTGAAGTGCGCCCTGGTGAAATCTTTGGCGTCATTGGCCCCAACGGTTCGGGCAAAACCACCTTGTTCAACAGCATGTTGGGTCAAATCACACCGGACACCGGCAAGATCGAACTCAATGGCCAAGACGTGACGCAGTTGGGTCCTTTGGAGCTCAACCGCTTGGGCGTGGGGCGCACCTTCCAAACCCTGCAAGTGTTTGGCAAGATGACCGTGCGCGACAACTTGATCGTGGCCGCGCAAGAGCACCAAGGCACCATGTTCAGCCGCATGTTCGCACCCAGCGATTCAGATTTAGGTGCCAAGGCAGATGCCTTGATTGACCAGTTCCATATCAAGCACGTGGCCGATAAAAAAGCGGGTGAGTTGAGCTACGGTCAACAAAAGCTGGTCGACATTGCCATGGCCTTCATGAGTGAACCCGACTTGGTCTTGCTTGACGAACCTTGCGCGGGCGTGAACCCTTCGCTGGTGGGTGGCATCAGCACCTTGCTGAAAGACCTGAACAAAACCCGCAAGGGTAGTTTCGTGGTGATCGAACACAACATGGATTTTGTGATGGACCTGTGCCACCGCATCATGGTGATGGTCGAAGGCAAGGTGATGGCCATTGGTACACCGGCCGAGATTCGTGCCAATAAACAAGTGCTCGACGCCTACTTGGGAAGCTGATCATGACAACACATAACAACACAACACCGTGCATCGAATTTGACGATGTGGTGGCAGGCTACAAAGATTTCATGATCTTGAACAACCTGTCGTTTTCTGTGCCCAAGGGCTCCATCACCTTGTTGATTGGACCCAACGGCGCTGGCAAGTCGACCGTGCTCAAAACCTTGTTTGGTTTGCTCACGCCGCGCCAAGGCAAGATTCGTTTGAATGGCGATGACATCACTGGCGCCACACAAAAAGACTTGCTCGCGCGTGGCATTGCCTTTGTGCCGCAAGGTCGCAATTTGTTTGGTCAACTCTCGGTCTACGAAAACCTAGAGTTGGGCGGCATCACGCTGGGCATGAAGACCACGCACGAGCGCATTCCTGAAGTGCTGGAATTTTTCCCGCGCGTGAAAGAGCGCATGAACTCCTTGGCATCTTCTCTCTCGGGTGGTGAACAAAAGCAACTTGAAATTGGTCGCGCTTTGTTGCTGCGTCCCAAAGTTTTGTTGATTGATGAACCCTCGATCGGTTTGTCGCCCATGGTGGTGCAAGACGTGTTCAAGCTCTTGCGCAAGTTGGCTGACCAAGGCACCACGGTGCTGATGGTGGAGCAAAACGTGAAGAGTGCGCTCAAGTACTCAGACAACGCGATTGCTTTGGAGTCTGGTCGTTTGGTGCTGTACAAATCAGCCGCTGAAATTTTGGCTGATCCACAAATGGAACGTTTGTTCTTGGGTGGTGCACACACCACCACGGCAGCAGCAGCGACCGTTTAAGCATGCCCCCAGTGAACATCGCGGTCGCTGGTGCGGGCGTGATTGGTCGCGCTCACATCGCCGTCATTGCGCAATCTTCGCAGTGCCGATTGAGCGCCATTGCCGATCCGTCTGAGGCTGCGCAAGCCTTGGCTCAAGAGCATGGCGTGCCTTGGTTTGCCACCTTGGACCAACTGCTGGCTGCTGTCTCGCCAGACGGCGTGATTCTGGCAACACCCAATGCCATGCATGTGCCGCAAGCCCTGCAGTGCATTGCCGCAGGTGTGCCGGTGTTGGTGGAGAAGCCGATCGCACACACCGTGGCCGATGCACAAAAGCTGGTGCAAGCCACGCAAGCGCATCAAGCCAAGGTGTTGATCGGTCACCACCGAGCCCACAGCCCCATCATGCGTCAAGCCCAAGCGGTGATTGACGAGGGGCGTTTGGGGCAGTTGGTGAGCGTGGTTGGCAGTGCCATGTTTTACAAGCCCGATGACTACTTCACGCAAGCGCCTTGGCGGTGTGAGGTGGGCGGTGGCCCAATTCTGATCAACCTCATTCACGAGATTCACAACTTGCGCATGTTGTGCGGTGAGATCGCGCAAGTGCAGGCCATGACCTCGAATGCGGTGCGTGGCTTTGCGGTGGAAGACACGGCATCCATCACGTTCCGTTTTGCATCGGGTGTGTTGGCGTCATTCATGCTCTCCGACACAGCGGCATCGGCGCAGAGTTGGGAGCAAACCAGCCAAGAGAACAAAGCCTACGCCAGCTATGACGATGAAGACTGTTACGTCATTGCAGGAACGATGGGCAGTTTGTCTGTGCCCACCATGCGCTTGAAAACCTACGGCAAAGCTGAAGACCGTTCGTGGTTCAAGCCTTACCAAAGTAGCACTGTGGCGTTAGAGCGAGAAGATCCCTTGCGTTTGCAGATGGACCACTTCATCCGTGTGATCCAAGGTGCGGAAGAACCTCTGGTGAGCGCGCACGACGGCTTGCAAAACTTACGGGTCGTCGAAGCCATTGCGCAGGCGGCGGCAAATCAGCAAACCGTTCGCTTAAGCGAAACTTGAACTTGGCGCGCAGGGCGTGTTGCGCCGGCTGGCACTCAGCGGCTCAATCGCACCATGTGTCCCGTTTTCGCGCTGGCTTGAATCGCATCCAAGGTGGCGGCAATGTCGTGGCTCGCCATTGCTGTGCGTTCGATGGCGGCCATGTCACCCGCGCGCACCACCTGGGCAAAGGCTTCTGCGGCAAAGCGGAAACCACTGCCTGACGCTGAATGCACGTCTTCAAACGGAATGCTGTTGGCAACGCCTTGGCGCACGCGCATTTGGCTGGGCAAGTAGCCCCAAGGGTGCGTGTGCGAGTCGCTGGTGTGGTTGAGGTATTCGGTCTCGACCGTGCCGTGTGAGCCCACGATGGTGGCGCGTCGGTGGTTGGCGGTGTCCATGGCGCAAGACATCTGCGCACGTCGGCCATCAGCGTAAAACAAGGTGGCCATCAGGCTGATGTCCACGCCCGTGTCAGCCCACGTGGCATGGGCCATCACACGTTCGGGGGCGCAGCCCATGACCAAACGAATCAAGCTCAGTGGATAGCAGCCTGCGTCCAGCAGGGCACCGCCGCCGAGGTCAGGCTTCATGCGGATGTTGGTGTCGGTGTTACCCACGGTGAAGCCAAAGCTGGCTTGCATGCTGCGCACCTCGCCAATCTTGTCGTGGCTCAAACACGCCAACAAGTCGCGGGTTTGGGGTTGGAACCAATAGGGATAAGCCTCTAACAACATCACGCCTTGTTGGCGCGCGACTTCAAACATGCGTGTGATTTCGCCCAAGTTGAGTGCCAGCGGTTTTTCGCACAACACATGTTTGCCCGCTTGCATGGCGCGAATGGCCCACTCGGCATGCAGGCTGTTGGGCAGCGGGAGGTAGATGGCGTCTAGCGCAGCATCAGTTAGCAGCGCCTCGTAGCTGCCGTGAGCGCGTGCGATGTCAAAGCTCTGCGCGAAGGCTTGCGCTTTGGTTAAGTCGCGGCTGGCCACGGCTTGGATGGACACCTGCTTGCTGCCGTGCACATCGCGTGTAAATTGTTTGGCAATGTTGGCGCAACCCAGGATGCCCAAGCGCAATGGGGCAGTGCGTAAAGAGGTGTGATGTGAGGTGGTCATAGAACAACATCTGCAATGAGTTTGAGGGATACCGCAAACAGGCCCGCTTGCACCAAGCGGTAAAACCAAACGTCGGCAATCTTTCGGGTGATGTACGCGCCCAGCACCGTGCCCACCAAGGCGAACGGGATCAGGTCTGCGGCGCGCATCAAGTCGTCGTAAGAGTAAGGCTGCAAAAGTTGGTAGGGCCAAATCTTGGCCGCGTTGATCACAGCAAACAACAACGTGGCGGTGCCTGCAAATTGAACCTTAGGCAGTCGCTGTGGCAACACATAAATTTGAAACGGCGGCCCTCCCGCGTGCGAGATGAAGCTGGTAAATCCCGCTACCGTGCCCCAGAACCAACCCTTCTTGGCATTGACTGGTTGTTTGTCTTGTGGCGTTTTGCGCAGCCATGTGTTGAGGCAAAAACCGATGCCCATACAGCCAATGATCAGTTTCACGGCGCTGTCCGAAGTCACCGAGGCCGTGAGCCACCCAATGAACACACCCAACACACCGGCAGGAATGAGGATTTTTAAATTCGGTGCGCTGAAATTTTTGCGATACAGCCACACACTCACCACATCCGAGATGATGTAAATGGGCAGCAACAACACCGCCGCTTTCACCGGTGACATGAACAGTGAGAGCAGGGGGACGGCCAGCATTCCCACCGTGGGCAATCCGCCTTTGGACAAGCCCACCAAGAGCGAGGCGAGACCAGCTAAGACGAAGTAAGAATCAAATGACATGTGTGGTTTTGTGTGTGCGTCGCTTGAGTTTACGCACGCGATGACACCTGGCTGTGTACTAGGGTTCTTCTGGAGACAGATGTCTGCTCTGTGCACTCTATACTTTGATAATGAACGAAACGGTACATTCTTCTCGCAAAGCGCCCAAGCGCACCAACGATCCTGAGCGGACGATGGCGGGGATCTTGGCCGTGGCGACCCAAGAGTTTGCAGCCAAGGGCTTGGCGGGCGCACGCATCGACGCGATTGCAGCGGCCACGCACACCAGCAAACGCATGATCTATTACTACTACGGCAGCAAAGAGGGCTTGTATTTGGCTGTGCTAGAAGACGCCTATCGCCGCATTCGCGCCACCGAGTCCGAGCTGCACTTGTCCGATCTGTCGCCTGTCGACGCCCTCAAAGCATTGGTGGGCTTCACTTTTGATCACCACCACAGCAACCAAGATTTCATTCGTTTGGTGATGAACGAAAACATCCAACACGGTAGCTATTTGGCACAAAGCAAGCTCATCCAAGAGTTGAATGTGTCGGCCATTCAGTCCATCGAAGAGTTGTACAAGCGTGGCGTCAAGGCGGGTGTATTCCGCAAGGGGCTGGATCCTATTGATATCCACGCGTCTATCTCGGCGTTGACTTTTTTCAATGTCTCCAACCGCTACACCTTCGATTTGATTTTCAAACGCAACGGCCAAACAGCCAAAGCTCTGTCGGCACGACGCCAAAGCGTGGTGGACATGGTTCTGCGTTTTGTTAGCTATTCAAATTTGGCATAGCAGGTAGTTGGCTATGCGTGATTTAAATGCGGGTTTTCACTAACATGTCACAAAGTAACTGTTTTGTACATTTTGTTTCAACCCATATTCTTTAAGGATCATCCTCATGTTCAACCTCATTTTGGATCGCTGCTGCAAAGTGCTTGAAGCAGCGATCGCCTTTTGCCTCGCCCTGATGGTGGTCCTGGTGTTCGGTAATGTGTTTCTGCGTTACGCCATGAACTCAGGCATCACCTTGTCTGAAGAGCTGTCGCGTTGGGCTTTCGTGTGGATGACCTTCCTCGGCGCCATCGTGGCCCTGAAAGAGCACGGCCATTTGGGGACAGACATGTTGGTGAGCCGCTTGGGCCCATTCGGCAAGAAGGTGTGCTTGGGTGCGTCATACATTTTGATGTTGTTTGCTTGCTGGCTTTTGCTCAAGGGCGCTTATGAGCAAGCCGTCATCAATTTGGACAGCACCAGCGCCGTGATGGAGGCTTCGATGGCTTGGGTTTACTTGCCCGGCATTTTGTTTGCTGTGATGGGCGGTTTGATTTTGAGTGCAGAGTTCATTCGCTTGTTGACTGGGCACGTGCGCGACGAAGATTTGGTGATGATTCAAGAGTCTGAAGAAGCCCCACACGGCGACAACCACTAAACCCATCCAAGGAACAAGACCATGACGATCGCTGTATTTCTCTTTTCCCTGATGGGTTCCATGGCGTTGGGTATCCCCATCGCCTTCTCTTTGCTGTTGTGCGGTGCTGCGCTGATGTGGCACATGAACATGTTTGACGCGCAAATCTTGGCGCAAAACTTGATCGAAGGCTCCAACAGTTTCCCGTTGTTGGCTGTGCCATTCTTCATGTTGGCTGGCGAGATCATGAATGCGGGTGGTTTGTCACGCCGCATCGTGAACTTCGCCATGGCGTGTGTGGGCCATATCAAAGGTGGCCTGGGCTACGTGACCATCATGGCTGCGGTCATCATGGCTGCATTGTCTGGTTCTGCCGTGGCCGATGCCGCTGCTTTGGCCTCTTTGCTCTTGCCCATGATGGTGGCGGCTAGCCATGACCGCGCCCGCTCGGCGGGCTTGATTGCCTCTGCCGGCATCATCGCGCCCGTGATTCCACCGAGCATTGGCTTTGTGATTTTTGGTGTGGCCGGCAACGTGTCGATTTCCAAATTGTTCATGGCCGGCATCGTGCCCGGCATTTTGTTGGGTGCGTCTTTGTGGATCACGTGGTGGTGGTTGGCCCGTCAAGAAGTGGTGACCGTGCCCCCACGTAAATCGTTTGGCGAAATTCGTGAAGCGCTGCGCGAGGCAACTTGGGCTTTGGTATTGCCTGTGATCGTGGTGTTTGGTTTGAAGTTCGGTGTGTTCACACCGACAGAAGCTGCGGTGGTGGCTGCTGTGTACGCCTTGCTCATCTCGACCTTTGTGTACAAAGAGCTGAATTTGAAGAGCTTGTATCCCTTGTTTGTTTCGTCTGCCAAGACCAGCGCGATTGTGATGTTCTTGGTGGCAGCGGCCATGGTGTCTGCTTGGTTGATCACGGTGGCTAACTTGCCTGCTGAATTGGTCGCTTTGCTTCAACCCTTGTTGGACAGCCCACGTTTGTTGATGCTGACCATCATGGTCATCACCATGTTGGTAGGCACCGCCTTGGACATGACACCAACGATTTTGTTGCTCACACCTGTGCTGATGCCTGTGGTGAAAGCTGCTGGCATTGACCCTGTGTACTTCGGCGTCTTGTTCATCATCAACAATGCGATTGGTTTGATCACACCACCTGTGGGCACAGTGCTCAATGCTGTGGCCGGTGTTGGTAAAGTGAGCATGGATGAAGTCACGCGCGGTGTGATGCCATTCATGGTGGCGCAGTTCATCATCATGTTTGCGATGGTGGCCTTCCCACAATTGGTGATGGTGCCCGCACGCTGGTTCTATTGATTCTTTTCCACTGTCAGCCCGGGTACGCCTGGCAGTGGTTCCCTTGATTCGCGTACGACCGCAAAGTTCTTCAGGAGACACTGACATGAAACGTGTATTTATCAAGACCGTGATCGCCACTGTGGCCATGGCCGCCATGGGCATCGCTTCGGCGCAAGTGAAAACCATCAAGTTCGCCAACCAGAACAATGCGGGTCACCCCATTGTTCAGGGCATGGAGAAGTTCAAAGAAATCGTCGAGAAGAACTCCGGCGGCAAACTCAAAGTCAACATCTTCCCAGGTGGCACTTTGGGCAGCGACCAAGCCAACGTGTCTGCCATCCAAGGCGGCTCTCTTGAAATGGCTTCCATGAACTCTGGCATCTTCGCAAGCCAAGTCAAAGAATTCGCCGTGTTCGATTTCCCCTTCATGTTTGCGACCACCAAAGAAGCGGATGCTGTGGTCGACGGCGCCTTCGGTAAGAAGATGCACGCCAAGTTGGAAGAAAAAGGTTTGATCGGTTTGGCTTATTACGAACTGGGCTTCCGTCACTTGACCAACGGCAAGCGCGCCATCAACAAAGTGTCTGACATCGAAGGCCTGAAGTTGCGCGTGATTCCTAACCCCATCAACGTGGATTGGGTGAAAGCTTTGGGTGCCAACCCTACACCACTGCCATGGCCAGAGGTGTATGCCGCTTTGGAGCAAGGTGCCGTGGACGGTCAAGAGAACCCCATTCCCACCATCAACAGCGCCAAGTTGTACGAAGTGCAAAAGCACATGGCTTTGACAGCACACCAATACAACCCACAGTCTGTGATCATCAGCAAAAAATTCTGGGATGGCTTGAGCGCTGCTGAGAAGAAAGTGGTGGCTGATGCGGCGACTGAGTCTGCCAAATTCCAACGCGAAACTGCACGTAACTTGGAAGCCAGCTTGTTGGCCAATCTCAAGAAAAACGGCATGCAAGTCACTCAGTTGCCTGAGTCTGAAATGGCGATCTTGCGCGACAAGATGCGTCCTGTGACCGCCAAGCATGGCGTGAACGTGGGCCAAGACGTGGTGAAAGAGTTGCAAGCTGAAATCGACAAAGTGCGTTCAGCTGCGCCTGCCAAGAAGTCCAAGTAATTGACTTCGTGATGCTTCGCCGCTTGCATGCGGCGAAGCTTTTTTTGTTGAACGAATATAAAAACTCTCAAGGGAAGTTGCATATGAAAGTCTTGATGCTCCACGGCGTGAACCACAACATGTTTGGTAAACGCGACCCTAAGCAATACGGCACCATCACACTCGATGAGATCAATGCCAATTTGCACAAGTTGGGCAAAGAGCTCGGCGCTGAGGTTGAGTGCTATCAGACCAACCACGAAGGCGACATGTGCGAGCGCATTCATCAAGGCTACTTTGACAACGTGGACGCCGTGCTCATCAACGCCGGCGCCTGGACCCATTACAGCTACGCCATACGCGATGCCTTGGCCGTGTTGACTTGCCCTGTGGTCGAGTTGCACATGTCCAACATCCATGCGCGTGAAGAATTCCGTCACAAATCAGTCTTCGCTGAAATTGTGAAAGGCCAAATTTGCGGCTTTGGTGCTGACAGCTACGAGCTGGCTTTGCGTGCCGCGGTGTCTGCTGTTCAATCTTCTAAATAAAACACCATGAGCAAGCACGGCATTTCTATCAATGGCAACACGCAGCTGATTGCCCACATTGGTTTTCCTACGCATTCCTTCAAGTCGCCCATGATTTACAACCCGTACTTCGCCAGTGCGGGCATCAATGCAGTGGTGGTGCCCATGGGTTGCCAAACGCCTGACTATCAGGTGTTCTTGAAGTCGGTGTTCAGCCTCACCAACATTTGTGGTGCGTTGATCACCATGCCGCACAAGGTGGTGACGGTGGGCTTGCTCGACGAAGTAACCGCCACCGTGCGCGTGGCCGGTGCTTGCAATGCCGTGAAAAAACTCGCGGATGGCCGTTTGGTCGGCGACATGTTTGATGGCGCTGGCTTTGTGCGCGGCGTGCAACGCAAGGGCTTTGACCTCACGGGTAAGCGCGTGTTGGTGGTCGGTTCTGGCGGTGTGGGGTGCGCCATTGCGGCGTCGCTCGCGGGTGCAGGCATTGCCGCCATCAGCTTGTTTGATGTGAACACCGCATCTGCCGAGGCCTTGGGCCAACGCTTGAAACAAAACTACCCTCAGATCGATGTGCGCACAGGCTCGAACGATCCTGCGGACCACGACTTGGTGGTCAACGCCACGCCCATGGGTATGAACGAAGGCGATGCCTTGCCCATGGATGTATCGCGCATTTCGCCCGACGCCTTTGTGGGTGAGGTGGTGATGAAGACCGAAATGACTGCATTCTTGCAAGCCGCCAAAAACCGAGGCTGCCGCGTGCAGGTGGGCTCGGACATGTTGTTTGAGCAAATTCCTGCCTACTTGGAATACTTCGGCTTGCCCACCACCACCGCTGACGTGCTGCGCGATGTGGCGCAGCTGAGCTATTGAGTTTTGAGCTATTAATTTTTCTTGGAGTATTTGATGACATTGACATCTCAACATCGCGAGTCCGTGCCCGATATGCCCAATCGTTTGGGCTTGGATGGGATCGAGTTCATCGAATACGCCACCAGCCGCCCACAGGCGCTGGGCCAAGTGTTAGAAAACATGGGCTTTCGCCCCGTTGCACGCCACCGCTCGCGTGAGGTGACCTTGTACCGCCAAGGCGGTATGAACTTGGTGGTCAACGCCAGCCCCGATGATGCGCGTGTGAGCGCCACCACCGATGGCCAACCTGTCATCTCTGCTGTGGCTTTCCGCGTG contains:
- a CDS encoding TRAP transporter substrate-binding protein — translated: MKRVFIKTVIATVAMAAMGIASAQVKTIKFANQNNAGHPIVQGMEKFKEIVEKNSGGKLKVNIFPGGTLGSDQANVSAIQGGSLEMASMNSGIFASQVKEFAVFDFPFMFATTKEADAVVDGAFGKKMHAKLEEKGLIGLAYYELGFRHLTNGKRAINKVSDIEGLKLRVIPNPINVDWVKALGANPTPLPWPEVYAALEQGAVDGQENPIPTINSAKLYEVQKHMALTAHQYNPQSVIISKKFWDGLSAAEKKVVADAATESAKFQRETARNLEASLLANLKKNGMQVTQLPESEMAILRDKMRPVTAKHGVNVGQDVVKELQAEIDKVRSAAPAKKSK
- a CDS encoding TRAP transporter small permease, with product MFNLILDRCCKVLEAAIAFCLALMVVLVFGNVFLRYAMNSGITLSEELSRWAFVWMTFLGAIVALKEHGHLGTDMLVSRLGPFGKKVCLGASYILMLFACWLLLKGAYEQAVINLDSTSAVMEASMAWVYLPGILFAVMGGLILSAEFIRLLTGHVRDEDLVMIQESEEAPHGDNH
- the aroQ gene encoding type II 3-dehydroquinate dehydratase, yielding MKVLMLHGVNHNMFGKRDPKQYGTITLDEINANLHKLGKELGAEVECYQTNHEGDMCERIHQGYFDNVDAVLINAGAWTHYSYAIRDALAVLTCPVVELHMSNIHAREEFRHKSVFAEIVKGQICGFGADSYELALRAAVSAVQSSK
- a CDS encoding ThiF family adenylyltransferase; amino-acid sequence: MSKHGISINGNTQLIAHIGFPTHSFKSPMIYNPYFASAGINAVVVPMGCQTPDYQVFLKSVFSLTNICGALITMPHKVVTVGLLDEVTATVRVAGACNAVKKLADGRLVGDMFDGAGFVRGVQRKGFDLTGKRVLVVGSGGVGCAIAASLAGAGIAAISLFDVNTASAEALGQRLKQNYPQIDVRTGSNDPADHDLVVNATPMGMNEGDALPMDVSRISPDAFVGEVVMKTEMTAFLQAAKNRGCRVQVGSDMLFEQIPAYLEYFGLPTTTADVLRDVAQLSY
- a CDS encoding TRAP transporter large permease subunit, translated to MTIAVFLFSLMGSMALGIPIAFSLLLCGAALMWHMNMFDAQILAQNLIEGSNSFPLLAVPFFMLAGEIMNAGGLSRRIVNFAMACVGHIKGGLGYVTIMAAVIMAALSGSAVADAAALASLLLPMMVAASHDRARSAGLIASAGIIAPVIPPSIGFVIFGVAGNVSISKLFMAGIVPGILLGASLWITWWWLARQEVVTVPPRKSFGEIREALREATWALVLPVIVVFGLKFGVFTPTEAAVVAAVYALLISTFVYKELNLKSLYPLFVSSAKTSAIVMFLVAAAMVSAWLITVANLPAELVALLQPLLDSPRLLMLTIMVITMLVGTALDMTPTILLLTPVLMPVVKAAGIDPVYFGVLFIINNAIGLITPPVGTVLNAVAGVGKVSMDEVTRGVMPFMVAQFIIMFAMVAFPQLVMVPARWFY